ATGGGACGATCAGACGGAAGCGTATTATAGATATCGTTCAGCCCATTTATAAATTATTTATAAAACGTTTATAAAATACATTCCGAGAACGCTGTCCGCCGAGGGGGCGTCCGGCGGTCGCCCCCGAGGCGGTTCCCGGCGACGAGCGAACGGAGTGAGCGAGTCGCCGTAGCGCCGACCGACTAACGCCGCGCGACCGTAGCGAGCGCGGCGGCTGGAGGAAGGCGCGCATATTTTCCCCACGTTTTTGCCGAGAACCGGTGTCGCGCGCCGTTCGGCGCGCGACCCGTGTTCTCGTGTAAAAAGTGGAAGTTGGAACGGAAATCTTCAAAAGGCGTGCGGGTGCACGGACAAGTAATGGCTGTAGTACCGCTTGAGACGCTGGCATTCCTCCTGTTTGCCCTGCTCACTGTCGGGGCGAGCGTGGGGGTCGTAGTGGCCCGGGACGTGTGGCACTCGGCGTTGCTTTTGGGCGCCGCGTTGCTGTCCGTCGCGGTCCACTACGTGATGTTACGGGCCGAGTTCCTCGCGGTGATACAGGTACTCGTGTACGTCGGTGGCGTACTGATCCTGATAACGTTCGCCGTGATGCTCGTTCGGCGCGATTCGGAGATCGAGATGGAGGTGGTCGGATGACGACGAGGCCGCGGCTCTACCGGGGCGACGTGGTCATCGGCGTCCTCGCCGTGGGGCTGTTCGGCTTCTTCGCGGCGGTGTTTCTGGGTTCGGGGTTCGGCACCGCCGGCGCGTTCCCGGAGGGGTCGGTCACCGCCTCGATCGGCTACGCGCTGTTGAATCTACCGGGCGGCGACATCGGCGGTGAGGGCTTTCTCGTCTCCTTTATCGCCATCGCGGTCGTACTTGACGCTGCCCTCGACGGCGCGCTATTGCTGGCGAAAACGGAGGACGAACCCTGATGGTATTGGAGACTGTCCCGGCGGAGTACTACCTCGTGCTCTCGGCGGCGGTGTTCTGTGCCGGGCTCTTCGGCGTGCTCACCCGGCGGAACGCGCTCCTGTTTTTGATGAGCGTCGAGCTATTGCTCAACGCGGCGAACATCAACCTCGTGGTCTTTTCGTTTTATTGGGGCGAGATCACGGGCCAGACGTTCGCGCTGTTCGTCGTCGCGCTCGCCGCCGCGGAGGTCGCGGTCGGAATCGGCATCATCCTCGTGTTGCACCGGAACTTCGGCGACGTCGACGTGACCGACGCAACGACACTGAAGTGGTAAGATGGCGCTGATATACGAACTCACTCCGGCGATCGTGTTGCTCCCGCTCGCGTCGTTCGCGCTCGCGTTATTCTTCGGGCAGTGGCTGCCCAAGCGCGGGGCCGTCGTGGGGAGTCTCGCCACCGCAGGGACGCTCGGACTCTCCGTCGCCACCCTCGGGTGGCTCCTGACGACGGGCGAACCGCACAACCAGACGTGGTACGCGCTCGTCGACGCCGAGGCGACGTTCGATCTCACCTTCGGCATCCTGATCGACCAGCTCTCGGCAGCGATGCTCGTCATCGTTTCGCTCGTCGCATTCCTCGTTCACGTGTTTTCGCTTGGCTACATGAACGACGAGGGCGAACCGGGGCTGCCGCGGTACTACGCCGGGTTGGGGCTGTTCACGGCGAGTATGCTCGCGTTCGTGATCGCCGACAACCTGCTCATGGCGTTCGTCTTCTTCGAGTTGGTCGGGCTCTGTTCGTACCTGCTCATCGGCCACTGGTTCACCGACGAGGCCCCGCCCTCGGCCGCAAAAAAGGCCTTCCTCGTCACCCGCTTCGGCGATTACTTCTTCCTCGTCGGCGTCGTCGGCGTCCTCGTCACGTTCGGGACCGCGAACTTCGCCGGCAGCGGGGGCTTTCCCGTCCTCGCCGAGGAGGCGCTCGCGGCGGGCGAGACGTTCTTCGGCTTCGGGGCGGAGACGTGGTTTTCGGTGCTCGGATTGCTCGTGTTGGGCGGCGCGCTCGGCAAGTCCGCGCAGTTTCCCTTCCACACGTGGTTGCCCGACGCGATGGAGGGTCCGACGCCCGTCTCGGCGCTGATCCACGCGGCGACGATGGTCGCCGCCGGGGTGTATCTCGTCGCGCGAATGTACGGCTTCTATGCGCTGTTACCGACGGTACTCGGAATCATCGCGTTCGTCGGCGGCTTCACCGCGCTGTTCGCCGCGACGATGGCCATCGTCAAAGACGAGATCAAACAGGTGCTCGCGTACTCGACGATCAGCCAGTACGGGTACATGATGCTCGCCCTAGGCGCGGGCAGCTACGTCGCCGCCTTCTTCCATCTCACCACGCACGCGGTGTTCAAGGCGCTTCTCTTTCTCGGTGCCGGGTCGGTCATCATCGCGATGCACCACAACGAGGACATGTGGGCGATGGGCGGGCTGAAAGACGAGATGCGCGTCACCTACCTCACGTTCCTCGCGGGGTCGCTCGCGCTGGCGGGTATCTTCCCTTTTGCGGGCTTTTGGTCGAAGGATGAGGTGCTCTTCGAGACGCTCATCCACGCCCTCGGGGGGAGCCCGCTTCTGTTCGGCGCCTACGCGATGGGGCTTGCCGCCGTGTTCCTCACCGGCTTTTATACCGTCCGGATGGTGCTTTTGACATTCCACGGCGACCCCCGAAGCGACACCGCCGAGGACCCCCACGACGTCCGCTGGAACGTCAAACTCCCGCTTGCGATCCTCGGCGTCCTCGCCGTCGTCGCCGGCGGGATCAACCTCGTGCCGGTCGAGAAACTCACTGGCGCCCACGTCGCGTTCCTCGAGGGGTACCTCGAGCGCGACCTCGGCCTGTTGACCCACGGCGAACACTACAGCGAACTGTTACACGACTACGCGGGCTATCAGTCCGCCTACGTCGGCAGCGAGGTGACGACGCTGTTGCTCGGAGCCGGGCTCAGCCTCGGGCTGGCGTTGCTCGGTGCCGGGACGGCCTACGGTCTCTATCGCGGCGCGTCGCCGGCGCGACACACGGAGAAACTCGGCGGCATACGGACGCTTCTCATGGACAACTACTACCAAGACGAGTACCAGGTGTGGCTCGCCGAAGGCGCGACGGTGCGGCTCTCGGCCGCCGCCGACACGTTCGATCAGGGCGTCATCGACGGCGCGGTCAACGCGGTTTCGAGTGTGAGCCTCTTCGCCGGGAACCGCCTGCGACGGATCCAGACGGGCATCGTGACGAACTACGCGGCGCTGTTGCTGTTGGGGCTGCTCGCGTTGCTCGTCGTCTTCGCGATCCTCGGGGGGTGGCTCTGAATGTTCGTCGAGATACTTCTGGCGTTGTGTCTCCTCGGCGCCGCCGCAGTCTTCGTGGCCCCCGACCGACACGCCGGCCAACTCGCGTTCGGGATCTCGCTCGCGCCGCTTCTCGTCTCGCTGTACATGTATTTAGCCTTCGAGGGGAGCGGCAACGCACTCTTGGGCGGCGAGATCGCCTACGAGCGCTTCGCGGAGTGGCTCCAGTTCGGCCCCTACGCGGTCAACTACCACGTCGGTCTCGACGGTATTTCCCTGCCGCTCGTCGTCCTCTCGACGGCTCTGACGTCGCTCGCCATCCTGAGCGCGTGGACGCCGATCGACGCCCGCCAAAGCGAGTTTTATGGGCTCGTGTTGTTGCTCGAGGGCAGCCTCGTCGGCGTCTTCGCCGCGTTAGATTTCGTCCTCTGGTTCGTCTTCTGGGAGGCCGTGTTGATCCCCATGTACCTGCTCATCGGTGTCTGGGGTGGCCCCCGTCGCAAGTACGCTGCGATCAAGTTCTTCGTCTACACGAACATCGCCTCGCTCGTGATGTTCATCGGTTACATTGCGTTGCTGTTCGGTCTCGGCGGCGCGGTCTCGGCGACGAGCATGCCCGCGATCGCGGAGGCGCTGCGGGCGGGGCAACTCGGCTACCTCGGCACGCCGGCGTTCGGGGTCGGTCCCGACGTCCTCGCGATGGCCGCCTTCCTCGCGATGTTCGTCGGCTTCGCGGTCAAGGTCCCGATCGTCCCCTTCCACACGTGGCTGCCGGACGCCCACGTCGAGGCCCCGACCCCGGTGTCGGTGCTTTTGGCCGGCGTCCTCCTGAAGATGGGGACCTACGCCCTGTTGCGGTTCAACTTCACGATCCTCCCCGAGCAGGCCGCGGCCCTCGCGGCCCCGATCGCGGCCGTTGCCGTGATCTCGATCATCTACGGCGCGTTGCTCGCGTTGGCCCAACAGGACCTCAAACGCGTCGTCGCGTACTCGTCGGTCTCCTCGATGGGCTACGTCATCTTGGGGCTGGTCGCCTACACCGTCTACGGCGTCGGCGGCGCGACGTTCCAGATGGTCGCCCACGGCCTCATCTCCGGGCTGCTGTTCATGACGGTCGGCGTCTTCTACAACGCGACCCACACCCGGATGATCGGCGACATGTCGGGGCTTGCGACCCGGATGCCGGTCACTGCCGCGGTGTTTCTCGCGGGGGCGTTCGCCTATATGGGGCTGCCGCTGATGGCCGGCTTTATGGGCGAGCTGTTCGTCTTCCTCGGCGCGTTCGAGTCGACGGTCCTGCCGGCCGCGCCGCTGTTTACCGCCGCTGCGATGTTCGGCATCGTGATCGTCGCCGGCTACCTGCTGTGGGCGATGC
The genomic region above belongs to Natronomonas moolapensis 8.8.11 and contains:
- a CDS encoding NADH-quinone oxidoreductase subunit J, with product MAVVPLETLAFLLFALLTVGASVGVVVARDVWHSALLLGAALLSVAVHYVMLRAEFLAVIQVLVYVGGVLILITFAVMLVRRDSEIEMEVVG
- a CDS encoding complex I subunit 4 family protein; the protein is MFVEILLALCLLGAAAVFVAPDRHAGQLAFGISLAPLLVSLYMYLAFEGSGNALLGGEIAYERFAEWLQFGPYAVNYHVGLDGISLPLVVLSTALTSLAILSAWTPIDARQSEFYGLVLLLEGSLVGVFAALDFVLWFVFWEAVLIPMYLLIGVWGGPRRKYAAIKFFVYTNIASLVMFIGYIALLFGLGGAVSATSMPAIAEALRAGQLGYLGTPAFGVGPDVLAMAAFLAMFVGFAVKVPIVPFHTWLPDAHVEAPTPVSVLLAGVLLKMGTYALLRFNFTILPEQAAALAAPIAAVAVISIIYGALLALAQQDLKRVVAYSSVSSMGYVILGLVAYTVYGVGGATFQMVAHGLISGLLFMTVGVFYNATHTRMIGDMSGLATRMPVTAAVFLAGAFAYMGLPLMAGFMGELFVFLGAFESTVLPAAPLFTAAAMFGIVIVAGYLLWAMQRSLFGPFRLETDYELGRAPLHDIAPLVVLVVLIVALGVAPDLIFEMIRDATLDVIDFPFGGDVQ
- the nuoL gene encoding NADH-quinone oxidoreductase subunit L, with protein sequence MALIYELTPAIVLLPLASFALALFFGQWLPKRGAVVGSLATAGTLGLSVATLGWLLTTGEPHNQTWYALVDAEATFDLTFGILIDQLSAAMLVIVSLVAFLVHVFSLGYMNDEGEPGLPRYYAGLGLFTASMLAFVIADNLLMAFVFFELVGLCSYLLIGHWFTDEAPPSAAKKAFLVTRFGDYFFLVGVVGVLVTFGTANFAGSGGFPVLAEEALAAGETFFGFGAETWFSVLGLLVLGGALGKSAQFPFHTWLPDAMEGPTPVSALIHAATMVAAGVYLVARMYGFYALLPTVLGIIAFVGGFTALFAATMAIVKDEIKQVLAYSTISQYGYMMLALGAGSYVAAFFHLTTHAVFKALLFLGAGSVIIAMHHNEDMWAMGGLKDEMRVTYLTFLAGSLALAGIFPFAGFWSKDEVLFETLIHALGGSPLLFGAYAMGLAAVFLTGFYTVRMVLLTFHGDPRSDTAEDPHDVRWNVKLPLAILGVLAVVAGGINLVPVEKLTGAHVAFLEGYLERDLGLLTHGEHYSELLHDYAGYQSAYVGSEVTTLLLGAGLSLGLALLGAGTAYGLYRGASPARHTEKLGGIRTLLMDNYYQDEYQVWLAEGATVRLSAAADTFDQGVIDGAVNAVSSVSLFAGNRLRRIQTGIVTNYAALLLLGLLALLVVFAILGGWL
- the nuoK gene encoding NADH-quinone oxidoreductase subunit NuoK, yielding MVLETVPAEYYLVLSAAVFCAGLFGVLTRRNALLFLMSVELLLNAANINLVVFSFYWGEITGQTFALFVVALAAAEVAVGIGIILVLHRNFGDVDVTDATTLKW